TGGATCAGCATGGTCCATGGCAAGCAGCCGCAAGACAAAAAGGAAGCCAATATGCACCGATTTGTGACCGGCGATACCCAGATCATGGTGGCTACCACGGTAATCGAAGTTGGGGTGAACGTGCCCAATGCCTCGGTGATGGTGATCGAAAGCACGGAGCGCTTCGGGCTGTCGCAGCTGCACCAGCTGCGGGGGCGCGTGGGGCGCGGGGCGGAACAGAGTTACTGCATCCTGATGACAGGCAACAAGATCGGCAAGGATTCGCAGGAGCGGGTGAAAGTGATGGTACAAACGAACGACGGGTTCGTTATTTCGGAGAAGGACATGGAGCTGAGAGGGCCTGGTGACATTGAAGGCACCCGGCAAAGCGGGCTCCTCGATCTCAAACTGGCCGATATCGTCCAGGACCGCGCCATGCTGGCCGCCGCCCGCGAAGTCGCCGAAAAGATCCTGACTGACGACCCCGATCTGGCCCTCCCCGAAAACCAGCCGCTGCACGATTTTCTCGCCACCCAACGGTCAAAATCCGCCTGGAGTAAAATATCCTGACGGCTTTTACGTTGTTCATGATGGAATGACCGGCAGGGATGGTTTGTTTTGCATGTTGAGCCCGCGCCTGATACCTTATTGTGAACCGTCCGCTGCCGGTCGCCAACCAAATCCCGGACCGTAACATTTTACTGCTCCCGTCCGTTTATTAAGTATACCAGATTTACTGGAACCATCTAAAAAAGTTATACCGTCTTGAAATCTACTCGCCCTATCGGAATATTCAGTCTGCTGCAGATCGTATTACTGGTGTTGATCACCGGGAAGGCACAGTCGCAGGAAGCCGCTCATGACCATGGCAGTATCAGCGCCGCGATTGAATTTGTGGAAAACAAAGGGCAGTGGGCAGACCCCTTCGAGTTCCGGGCCAATCTGGGTGGTGTCAACATATACCTGAAAAAGAACGCCATCCGGATGCTTTTCCTTCATCCGGGAGATATGAAACAAGTGCTGGACAACCAGCACGGGGTTCCGAAAGATATTACCGGCGGCGGGAAGCCTCCGATCATCCACATCGATAAGAAGAAGAACCAGACCCGGGCCATCAGTTCCCCGGTTCCCGGAGACGATTCCCCAGGTGGCGGCGGTAACGGCGGCGGATATGTTCCCGGTCAGGTGAGGGGGCACGCCTACGAGGTGAGTTTCCTGCAGGCCAATCCCAACCCCGTCATCACCGCTTCCAAACCTTCCCGGGAAAATATCAGCTATTTCAGGGGGAAAGACCGCTCCCGCTGGAAATCAGGGATTTCGGCCTACACTTCCGTCCTCTACGAAAATCTTTACCCGAACACCGATATGCAGGTGTATTCCGAAAGCGGCCAGATGAAATACGATTTCATCGTCCGCCCCGGCGGCAACCCCGATGCCATCCGGATGGAATATTCCGGCGCACAGTCGATGAGCTTGAAGAAAGGGAACCTCCATATCCAGACTTCCGTGGGTGAAATCGTGGAACTGATGCCGTTTGCCTACCAGTTCATCGACAACCAGCGTAAGAAAGTGAACGTGCAATACCAGCTGAAAGGTAATACGCTCAGCTTCAAGGTTTCCGGGAGATACGACAACGCCTATCCGCTGGTGATCGATCCGGTAGTGGTATTTGCCACGCTGACCGGTTCGCGCGCCGACAACTGGGGATACACGGCCACGTATGACGATGCCGGTAACTTCTATGGCGGCGGCATCGCGCGTGCGCCCGGATTCCCGACAACTACGGGCGCGATCCAGAGTGCCTTCAGGGGCGGGGATTGTGATATGGCGATCGTGAAATTCAATGCAACCGGCAGCAGGTTATTATACAGCACCTATATCGGCGGAGCCGCCGACGACCAGCCGCATTCCCTGTTCGTGGATGGCGCCGGCAACCTCGTTATTTCCGGGCGGACCAACTCTTCCGACTTTCCTTCGGATAAAACTATCGGGCCCGGCGGCGGAGACAGTCACGATATTGTGGTAGCCAAGATCAATGCCAACGCAACGGACATCATCGGCTGCCTGCGCATCGGCGGAACCGGATTGGACGGCGCCAACATGCGGACGGAGAAAACCGGCCCCATCTACCAGCTGCTGCGCAACTACGGCGACGATGCCCGCAGCGAAGTTGTGCTTGACGGCGCCGGGAATATTTACGTGGCTGGTTGTACCCAGTCTGCCGACTTCCCGACAACCGCGGGCGCGTTCCAACGTACATTTGGCGGCGCCCAGGACGGCGTGGTCATCAAGATCAATCCCAATTGCAGTGATATCATCTGGTCTACCTACCTCGGCGGCAACCAGGCGGATGCGGCTTATGTATTGGCGCTGAATGGCGGCAACTCCATTTATGTGGCCGGTGGAACCGCAAGCAGCAATTTCCCGATGCGGGGAAGTGGCGTGTACAACGCTTACCGAGGCGGGCAGTGCGACGGTTTTATTGCACAATTGTCGGCCGATGGCAGTAACGTCTTGAATTCAACGTTCCTTGGTTCCGACAACGGCCGGGCCGACCAGGTGTATGGCATTCAGCTGGACAGGCTGGGTGATGTATACGTGATGGGCACCACCGAGGGCAACTGGCCGATCCGGCAACCGGCGGGGACGCCTACTTTTTACAATGATAACTCCAGGCAGTTCATCGCCAAATTGCGGCCCAACTTGTCGGCTTTCATATATTCCACAACATTCGGAACGGCGAGTTCTGCACCCAGCATATCGCCGGTGGCGTTCCTGGTGGACCGGTGCCAGAACGTGTATGTGTCTGGATGGGGCGGTGAGCTGAACCATCAATTCCATGCCAACGCCAGTACACGCGGATTGCCGATAACGCCGGATGCGCGGCAGTCGCGGACAGACGGAAGTGATTTTTACTTTTTTGTCATGAAGCGGGACGCGCTGGGCATATTATATGGAACATACTTTGGAGGGTCAGGGTTGTTGGAACACGTAGATGGCGGGACGAGCCGCTTCGACCGTAACGGGGTGATTTACCAGGGGATTTGCGCATCCTGCCAGTTGCGCCCGCCCCGTGTAAGGTTTCCTACGACGGCAGGTTCTTATTATACAGGGATGACGGACGTCTGCAACTTCGGTGCCCTGAAGATCGCCTTCAACCTCGACGGCGTCCGCGCTGGTTTTACAACGCAGGAAAGAAGGCGGAACTATTGCACGCCGGCAAATATCACCTTCCTCGATACCACCAACGTAACAGCCGTCGAATGGATATGGAACTTCGGGGACGGATCGCCGGAAGTAAGGGGGACGAGCCCCACCGTAACTCACGACTATCCCAATGTGGGAGATTACAATGTGCGGCTCGTGAAATATGACCCTGCCAGTTGCAATGTCTATGATACGGCTTTCATGCCCATCCGTGTGCGGAACGACGAGGCTACGGTTTCTTTCACGGAACAGCGGCAACCACCTTGTACCGCGTTGGAATACGAGTTTACGAACAGGTCCACCTGGCCGGCAGGTAAACCGTTTACAGATACTTCCTTTGTCTGGGATTTCGGGGACAATTCGCCGCTGGTGCGGGCAGGTATGGCCAACCAGACGCACAGGTATGCGTCGGAAGGTTTGTATACCGTACGGCTGCGGCTCGTGGATACGAATTATTGCAATGCGCCGGATGAGTATGCTATCCAGTTGCGTGTAGCCGCGAATGTGGTAGCGGCCTTTGCGTCGCCAGACAGCGCCTGCGCTCCCTTCACCGTGCAATTCGATAATATTTCTGCGGGCGGTACGGAGTTTGAATGGGATTTCGGGGATGGAAGCCCCATTTCCAGGGATATCTACCCGACGCATACGTTTACGCAGC
Above is a genomic segment from Chitinophaga pollutisoli containing:
- a CDS encoding PKD domain-containing protein; its protein translation is MKSTRPIGIFSLLQIVLLVLITGKAQSQEAAHDHGSISAAIEFVENKGQWADPFEFRANLGGVNIYLKKNAIRMLFLHPGDMKQVLDNQHGVPKDITGGGKPPIIHIDKKKNQTRAISSPVPGDDSPGGGGNGGGYVPGQVRGHAYEVSFLQANPNPVITASKPSRENISYFRGKDRSRWKSGISAYTSVLYENLYPNTDMQVYSESGQMKYDFIVRPGGNPDAIRMEYSGAQSMSLKKGNLHIQTSVGEIVELMPFAYQFIDNQRKKVNVQYQLKGNTLSFKVSGRYDNAYPLVIDPVVVFATLTGSRADNWGYTATYDDAGNFYGGGIARAPGFPTTTGAIQSAFRGGDCDMAIVKFNATGSRLLYSTYIGGAADDQPHSLFVDGAGNLVISGRTNSSDFPSDKTIGPGGGDSHDIVVAKINANATDIIGCLRIGGTGLDGANMRTEKTGPIYQLLRNYGDDARSEVVLDGAGNIYVAGCTQSADFPTTAGAFQRTFGGAQDGVVIKINPNCSDIIWSTYLGGNQADAAYVLALNGGNSIYVAGGTASSNFPMRGSGVYNAYRGGQCDGFIAQLSADGSNVLNSTFLGSDNGRADQVYGIQLDRLGDVYVMGTTEGNWPIRQPAGTPTFYNDNSRQFIAKLRPNLSAFIYSTTFGTASSAPSISPVAFLVDRCQNVYVSGWGGELNHQFHANASTRGLPITPDARQSRTDGSDFYFFVMKRDALGILYGTYFGGSGLLEHVDGGTSRFDRNGVIYQGICASCQLRPPRVRFPTTAGSYYTGMTDVCNFGALKIAFNLDGVRAGFTTQERRRNYCTPANITFLDTTNVTAVEWIWNFGDGSPEVRGTSPTVTHDYPNVGDYNVRLVKYDPASCNVYDTAFMPIRVRNDEATVSFTEQRQPPCTALEYEFTNRSTWPAGKPFTDTSFVWDFGDNSPLVRAGMANQTHRYASEGLYTVRLRLVDTNYCNAPDEYAIQLRVAANVVAAFASPDSACAPFTVQFDNISAGGTEFEWDFGDGSPISRDIYPTHTFTQPNRYLVTLRAYDPNTCNLRDTVQRWITIMPGPTAAYTYLPTKAVENTPTTFTNQSVDAVRYRWDFGDGNISYEPNPTHQYLRSGIYEVCLTAYTEYGCEDTVCQEVQAIVNPLYDVPTAFSPNGDGINDKWEIKGFGIVRYDMKVFNRWGQLMFQSNDQRLGWDGRFNGTVQPMDAYAFVLNVEFTDGNKITKTGNVTLLR